In Saccharicrinis fermentans DSM 9555 = JCM 21142, a genomic segment contains:
- a CDS encoding ABC transporter ATP-binding protein, with product MKKEILNINKLTIGYGKGKRSKVVHAGLNASMYEGELLCLLGENGTGKSTLIRTICGFQAALDGEASMLGKNLLNLSEKELSKMAAVVLTDRVIVPNATVEELVGLGRSPYTGTFGILNEEDKRIVHSAIQKCGILHKKKERLSNLSDGEKQKAFIAKALAQDTLVIILDEPTAFLDMPSRVEIIHLLRQIANTSGKSVLMSTHDLDLAMQMADRLWLLTAHKPLMIGSPEDLLLTNEFQTIFQKSGIEFDNRTGLFRVEYDFQASVSVQGHGFEYVLLRRALARKGIKTTQKDKEEPVWVEISNQGEVLFNLYKNNVCVTRETSVERVVTHICKLL from the coding sequence TTGAAAAAGGAAATATTAAATATCAATAAGCTGACCATTGGTTACGGCAAAGGAAAGCGAAGCAAAGTGGTGCATGCAGGATTGAATGCAAGTATGTATGAGGGGGAATTGCTTTGTTTGCTGGGCGAGAATGGTACTGGTAAAAGTACCTTGATTCGTACCATATGCGGTTTTCAAGCAGCATTGGATGGTGAGGCTTCCATGTTGGGAAAGAATCTTTTGAATCTTTCAGAAAAAGAGCTGTCAAAGATGGCTGCAGTTGTGCTAACTGATCGGGTTATCGTGCCTAATGCCACGGTTGAGGAGCTGGTTGGCTTGGGCCGAAGCCCCTATACCGGGACCTTTGGTATACTAAATGAAGAGGATAAGCGTATTGTACATTCGGCCATTCAAAAATGTGGAATACTCCATAAAAAGAAAGAACGGCTCTCGAATCTGAGCGATGGAGAAAAGCAAAAGGCTTTTATTGCCAAAGCACTGGCTCAGGATACGCTAGTGATTATTTTGGACGAGCCAACCGCCTTTTTGGATATGCCGTCGCGTGTTGAAATTATTCATCTATTAAGGCAAATTGCCAATACTTCTGGCAAGTCAGTATTGATGTCAACTCATGATTTGGATTTGGCTATGCAAATGGCCGACAGATTGTGGTTGTTAACAGCTCATAAGCCACTCATGATTGGTAGCCCGGAGGATTTGTTGCTCACCAACGAGTTTCAGACTATTTTTCAGAAAAGTGGTATCGAGTTTGATAACCGTACCGGCCTTTTTAGGGTTGAGTATGATTTTCAAGCATCCGTATCAGTACAGGGACATGGCTTTGAATATGTTTTGTTGCGCAGAGCATTGGCGCGTAAGGGCATCAAAACCACACAAAAAGATAAAGAGGAACCAGTGTGGGTGGAGATTAGTAATCAAGGAGAGGTGCTGTTTAATTTATATAAAAACAATGTTTGTGTCACCAGAGAAACTTCGGTGGAGCGGGTGGTTACGCATATATGTAAATTGTTATGA
- a CDS encoding nitrilase-related carbon-nitrogen hydrolase, whose protein sequence is MKLLAVSSYSEVGDVRRNVLDTIQWIEKAQANGVDFVLFPELNLSGYTKDREVIDEVLAQKEAIFQDLKNISKQVSLAFAIGFPEKEGTFYYISHFLFSDGAVVGVHRKTHLGPTEKECYSEGNEMNVYAVGQIKIGFQLCYETHFPEISSIQSRKGAHVLAMPFASPRENAVDKLARFKRFLPARAYDNSCFVMACNLGMSMKGESGGVRLALIINPKGELIGQETDGSSMVTISLEEIERIHQTKMGHFNHWKRTDLLRSYYE, encoded by the coding sequence ATGAAGTTATTGGCAGTAAGTTCATACAGTGAAGTAGGTGATGTTCGGCGAAATGTATTGGACACCATACAATGGATTGAAAAGGCGCAGGCTAATGGGGTTGATTTTGTATTGTTTCCGGAGCTAAACCTATCCGGATATACCAAAGATAGGGAAGTCATAGATGAGGTGTTGGCGCAAAAAGAGGCCATCTTTCAGGACTTGAAAAATATATCGAAGCAAGTAAGTCTGGCCTTTGCCATTGGTTTTCCGGAAAAGGAGGGGACTTTTTATTATATCTCTCATTTTTTATTTTCAGACGGAGCCGTGGTTGGTGTTCATAGAAAAACACACTTAGGACCCACTGAAAAAGAATGTTATTCAGAAGGAAATGAAATGAATGTTTATGCAGTGGGTCAAATAAAGATTGGATTTCAGCTGTGTTATGAAACGCATTTCCCAGAGATTAGTAGTATCCAAAGCAGAAAAGGTGCACATGTTTTAGCCATGCCTTTTGCATCTCCCCGCGAGAACGCAGTGGATAAGTTGGCGCGTTTTAAGCGTTTTCTGCCGGCAAGAGCATATGATAATAGTTGTTTTGTGATGGCTTGTAATTTGGGAATGAGCATGAAAGGAGAAAGTGGAGGGGTCAGGTTGGCTTTAATAATAAACCCTAAAGGAGAGCTGATTGGCCAAGAAACAGATGGCAGTAGCATGGTGACTATCTCGTTGGAGGAGATAGAAAGAATTCACCAGACAAAAATGGGACATTTCAACCATTGGAAACGGACAGATTTATTGAGAAGTTATTATGAATGA
- a CDS encoding pyridoxal phosphate-dependent aminotransferase, which produces MIYGHGDDLYQYDKIHINFSSNVKPGGMDRGLKKHLENSVSDCSSYPEPRAKELELCIEQAYHLPPGSALVTNGAVEAFYLLAAWKQGCNSLIYYPSFSEYEDACHRYNHKLEFVSNTELQDKVVYGQHLVWLCNPNNPDGKIFRPDTLQAVVEYNKGTLFVIDEAYIDFVEEDVSMIKWLSAYKNLIIIRSLTKRFVIPGLRLGYLLAAPDIVAQLEKLIIPWRINILAQKAGMYCLKEGCKDGFDLATILKESKRLQNEINKVDGFSVVFSDTTFFLVKSRWKASEVKSKLIDKYGILIRDASNFRGLTDEHFRVACQTPSQNNELIKAFRKWR; this is translated from the coding sequence ATGATATATGGACATGGAGATGATCTTTATCAATATGATAAGATACATATAAATTTTAGTTCCAATGTTAAGCCCGGTGGAATGGACCGAGGCTTAAAGAAACATCTGGAAAATAGTGTTTCGGACTGTAGCTCTTATCCGGAGCCCAGAGCCAAAGAATTAGAGTTGTGTATAGAACAGGCATATCACTTACCGCCAGGAAGTGCATTGGTTACCAATGGAGCGGTGGAGGCCTTTTATCTTCTTGCTGCTTGGAAACAAGGATGTAATTCGTTGATTTATTACCCCTCTTTCTCTGAATATGAAGATGCTTGCCATAGGTATAATCATAAGCTTGAATTTGTATCCAATACAGAGCTTCAGGATAAGGTGGTGTATGGACAACATTTGGTGTGGTTGTGCAATCCAAATAATCCAGATGGTAAGATTTTCAGACCAGATACTCTTCAAGCTGTTGTTGAATATAACAAAGGCACTTTGTTTGTGATTGATGAGGCTTATATTGATTTTGTGGAGGAGGATGTATCCATGATAAAATGGTTGTCTGCATACAAGAACTTAATAATTATCCGCTCTCTCACCAAGCGTTTTGTTATACCTGGATTGCGATTGGGATATTTGTTGGCAGCTCCGGATATAGTTGCTCAGCTTGAAAAATTAATCATTCCCTGGCGTATCAATATCTTAGCCCAAAAGGCAGGGATGTACTGTTTAAAAGAAGGGTGTAAGGATGGTTTTGATTTGGCCACGATCCTTAAGGAATCAAAGAGACTGCAAAATGAAATTAACAAGGTAGATGGTTTCTCGGTTGTATTTTCGGATACTACTTTTTTTCTGGTTAAATCTCGATGGAAAGCAAGTGAGGTAAAAAGTAAGCTGATTGATAAATATGGCATATTGATACGGGATGCTTCTAATTTTAGAGGATTGACAGATGAGCATTTTCGTGTGGCCTGTCAAACGCCATCGCAAAATAATGAACTCATTAAAGCATTCAGAAAGTGGAGATAG
- the cbiB gene encoding adenosylcobinamide-phosphate synthase CbiB, which produces MEIVYGHCVALVVGFILDKALGDPTCLPHPIVVFGNMIALADKKLNHHPYRLWKGALSSLVMVVVVYLFFAGLIYGAYAIHLFVGCFVESIFVFYGIAATTLINEGKAVFGVLEKEGLEQGRRQLARIVGRDTSQIDEEHIKKATLETLAENLSDGVVAPLFWFIIGGVPAMMSYKMINTQDSMIGYKSDKYLYYGRFSAKLDDVVNYIPARITAFLMALFSFKKKAFRFIFWFGRAHTSPNAGYPEAALAGILDVQFGGTHVYFGKAVRKPVIGEKDRIILGSDLDKTVRNMQWVVVGMVLIGMAVLLSMHLPLSLW; this is translated from the coding sequence GTGGAGATAGTATATGGTCATTGTGTGGCGTTAGTCGTAGGTTTTATTTTGGATAAAGCTTTGGGGGATCCAACCTGCCTTCCTCACCCCATTGTAGTCTTTGGAAATATGATTGCATTGGCTGATAAAAAATTAAATCACCATCCTTATCGATTATGGAAAGGGGCACTTAGTTCACTAGTGATGGTTGTGGTTGTGTATTTGTTTTTTGCAGGTCTCATATATGGAGCATATGCGATACATCTGTTTGTGGGGTGTTTTGTTGAAAGCATTTTTGTTTTTTATGGTATTGCTGCCACCACGTTGATCAATGAGGGTAAGGCAGTTTTTGGTGTGCTGGAAAAGGAGGGTTTAGAACAGGGGCGGAGACAATTGGCTCGTATTGTGGGACGTGATACCAGCCAGATAGATGAGGAACATATTAAAAAAGCTACACTGGAGACGTTGGCAGAAAACTTGAGTGATGGGGTGGTGGCTCCTTTGTTTTGGTTTATCATAGGTGGTGTGCCTGCCATGATGAGCTATAAGATGATCAATACACAGGATTCAATGATAGGTTATAAGAGTGATAAATATTTGTATTATGGTCGTTTTTCGGCCAAGCTGGATGACGTGGTGAATTATATACCGGCGAGAATAACTGCTTTTTTGATGGCCTTGTTTAGCTTTAAAAAGAAAGCCTTTCGGTTTATTTTCTGGTTCGGAAGAGCACATACCAGTCCTAACGCTGGTTACCCGGAAGCAGCTTTGGCCGGCATCCTTGATGTGCAATTTGGGGGTACGCATGTTTATTTTGGAAAGGCTGTTCGTAAACCTGTTATAGGAGAAAAGGATCGTATTATTTTGGGTTCCGACCTGGATAAGACAGTGCGTAATATGCAATGGGTTGTGGTTGGAATGGTACTCATAGGTATGGCTGTTCTTTTGAGCATGCATTTGCCCTTGAGCCTATGGTAA
- the cobT gene encoding nicotinate-nucleotide--dimethylbenzimidazole phosphoribosyltransferase → MEALKNLNIQSTGNAELEEALQHKIDRKTKPIGSLGQMERIAAQVGLIQQTLSPKLCKPVMLTVASDHWITDEGVSPVSTNITWQQVLNFIGGGGGIGLFCDVYGFDLYVVDAGVNYDFPEHPKLIDKKVRKGTRNFLHEHAMTDEECNQAIQNGRDVVRSFAQKGSNVVAFGEMGIGNTSPATALLSVFSSTPVETCTGPGCGLSPDGVVNKAAVLKQAIAKHGIADKPEDNLARFGGLEIATIAGGMLEAAAQRMLIVVDGFITSSAFMAAYEICSTVKEYAVFAHSSKENGHKLMLGHMKAEAIMDLDLRLGEGTGAAVAYPIIQGSVEMLNRMTTFDETEVEDTTSVKYIEK, encoded by the coding sequence ATGGAAGCATTAAAAAATTTGAATATTCAGAGTACCGGTAATGCGGAGTTGGAAGAGGCACTTCAGCATAAAATTGACCGGAAAACCAAACCTATTGGTTCGTTGGGACAGATGGAACGTATTGCAGCACAGGTTGGGTTAATACAGCAGACCCTATCTCCAAAGCTCTGCAAACCAGTGATGTTGACCGTGGCTTCTGATCACTGGATTACCGATGAGGGTGTTAGTCCTGTGAGTACTAATATTACATGGCAGCAGGTGCTTAATTTTATTGGTGGCGGAGGCGGTATAGGCTTGTTTTGTGATGTTTATGGCTTTGACTTGTATGTGGTTGATGCGGGTGTTAATTATGATTTTCCTGAGCATCCCAAACTCATTGATAAAAAAGTAAGAAAAGGGACACGTAATTTTTTGCATGAACATGCCATGACAGATGAAGAGTGTAATCAAGCGATACAGAATGGTCGTGATGTGGTTCGCTCTTTTGCACAAAAGGGTAGTAATGTGGTTGCTTTCGGAGAAATGGGGATAGGAAACACCAGTCCGGCTACGGCTTTACTTTCTGTATTTTCCTCAACGCCTGTTGAAACTTGTACAGGGCCGGGATGTGGCTTAAGTCCTGATGGAGTGGTGAATAAAGCAGCAGTGTTAAAGCAGGCCATTGCTAAACATGGCATTGCTGATAAGCCGGAGGATAATTTGGCTCGCTTTGGAGGATTGGAGATTGCTACCATCGCCGGAGGAATGTTGGAGGCTGCTGCTCAAAGAATGCTGATTGTGGTGGATGGTTTTATTACCTCTTCGGCCTTTATGGCTGCCTATGAAATTTGTTCTACGGTTAAAGAGTATGCAGTTTTTGCACATTCTTCCAAGGAAAATGGTCATAAATTAATGTTGGGGCATATGAAGGCAGAGGCGATTATGGATTTAGATTTGCGTTTGGGAGAAGGAACAGGAGCCGCAGTTGCTTACCCCATCATTCAGGGCAGTGTTGAAATGTTAAATAGGATGACCACTTTTGATGAAACAGAAGTGGAAGATACGACGAGTGTTAAATATATTGAGAAATAG
- a CDS encoding cobyrinate a,c-diamide synthase encodes MVHNSMSSFLVAAPKSNSGKTMVTLGLMHALVKRGFKVQPFKCGPDYIDPMHHTKIAGKSSYNLDLWMSSAEHVQDVFKKQSRDADVAIAEGVMGLFDGAKKDEGSSAAVARLLHMPVVLVVDASSTAYSVAPLLYGFKNFDTRIKLAGVIFNKVASESHFQFLKEASIDAGVDVLGYLPRDERLHIESRHLGLHLPGENKNLKIVGVAAELLEQKVDIDLLLSLSKREEMTIASTQDRAGGKLRIAMAHDEAFSFSYSANRDVLLQLGDVKEFSPLHDNALPEADLVWLPGGYPELFAQELSENGAMRRAIISYIDSGKALIAECGGMMYLGNKLIQKNGEAFEMCGVFDFDTSFEHMKLHLGYRELLGHSMAVRGHEFHYSRLIGKEKGSAEFQVKTARNKTAEMAVFREKNCWASYMHLYLGEKEKMQQLLNELGL; translated from the coding sequence ATGGTACATAATTCAATGTCATCATTCTTGGTGGCGGCCCCCAAGAGTAATTCAGGCAAGACTATGGTTACGCTTGGTTTGATGCACGCTTTGGTAAAGCGTGGTTTTAAGGTGCAACCCTTTAAGTGCGGTCCTGACTATATTGATCCCATGCATCATACAAAGATAGCAGGAAAGTCATCCTATAACCTAGATCTATGGATGTCTTCTGCTGAGCATGTGCAAGATGTTTTTAAAAAGCAGAGTAGAGATGCTGATGTGGCCATAGCCGAAGGTGTTATGGGGTTGTTTGATGGAGCCAAAAAAGATGAAGGAAGCTCGGCTGCAGTGGCTCGACTGTTACATATGCCGGTTGTCTTGGTGGTGGATGCATCCAGCACAGCTTATTCTGTGGCTCCTCTTTTATATGGTTTTAAAAACTTTGATACACGTATAAAGTTAGCCGGTGTTATTTTTAATAAAGTGGCCAGTGAATCGCATTTTCAGTTTTTAAAAGAAGCGTCCATAGATGCAGGGGTGGATGTGTTAGGTTATTTGCCTCGTGATGAACGCTTGCATATTGAATCACGTCACCTCGGACTTCATTTGCCAGGTGAAAATAAGAACCTGAAAATAGTAGGGGTGGCTGCTGAGCTATTGGAGCAGAAGGTAGATATAGATTTGTTGTTGAGCCTTTCAAAACGAGAAGAAATGACCATTGCTTCAACACAGGATCGTGCTGGCGGAAAACTGAGAATAGCGATGGCTCACGATGAGGCATTTAGTTTCTCCTATTCTGCCAACCGTGATGTTTTATTGCAATTAGGGGATGTAAAGGAATTTAGTCCCTTGCACGATAACGCTTTGCCAGAGGCAGATTTAGTGTGGTTGCCGGGTGGATACCCTGAGTTGTTTGCCCAGGAATTGTCGGAGAATGGAGCCATGAGAAGGGCTATTATTAGTTATATTGATTCAGGAAAAGCATTGATAGCCGAATGTGGCGGAATGATGTATCTGGGAAATAAACTGATACAGAAAAATGGAGAGGCCTTTGAGATGTGTGGTGTATTTGATTTTGATACTTCGTTTGAACACATGAAATTACACCTGGGGTATCGGGAGCTCTTGGGACACAGTATGGCCGTGAGAGGACATGAGTTTCATTATTCCAGACTTATTGGAAAAGAAAAAGGGAGTGCTGAATTTCAGGTTAAAACAGCACGTAATAAAACGGCAGAAATGGCGGTCTTTAGAGAAAAAAACTGCTGGGCTTCGTATATGCATCTTTATTTGGGAGAGAAAGAAAAAATGCAGCAATTGTTAAATGAATTGGGTTTATGA
- a CDS encoding precorrin-2 C(20)-methyltransferase: protein MNKQGKLTGVGLGPGEPELITVKGLRALQAADIIFYPATKVGGGNNVSFSARILDALELKVTCAPLYIPMSGKNRADNYQVAFDAIKKEYDAGRHVAVVSEGDLLFYSTFGYLLDLAKKEQMNYELIPGIPAFIAAGSQGVQAIVEGNQAFKVIARPDSFEQIEEALKENVTLVVMKMSVLKDWYLFLKNSSHAFFYIEKVGTDQQFSTTEDKDLECRTIPYFSLIVFYGQKDL, encoded by the coding sequence ATGAATAAACAAGGTAAATTAACAGGGGTGGGGCTGGGACCCGGAGAACCGGAATTAATTACGGTGAAGGGCTTGAGAGCCTTGCAAGCAGCTGATATTATTTTTTATCCGGCAACGAAGGTGGGTGGAGGTAATAATGTATCCTTCTCTGCCAGGATATTAGATGCGTTGGAGCTTAAAGTCACTTGTGCCCCATTGTATATTCCTATGTCGGGGAAAAATAGAGCAGATAACTACCAGGTAGCTTTTGATGCCATCAAAAAAGAATATGATGCCGGAAGGCACGTAGCCGTGGTTTCAGAAGGTGATTTGTTATTTTATAGCACCTTTGGCTATTTGTTGGATTTGGCTAAGAAAGAGCAGATGAATTACGAATTAATTCCTGGCATTCCTGCATTTATTGCAGCAGGGTCTCAAGGTGTCCAAGCCATTGTGGAAGGTAACCAAGCGTTTAAGGTGATCGCCCGGCCAGATAGTTTCGAGCAAATTGAGGAGGCCTTGAAAGAGAATGTAACCTTGGTGGTGATGAAAATGAGTGTGTTAAAAGACTGGTATCTTTTTTTGAAGAATAGTAGTCATGCATTTTTTTATATAGAAAAAGTAGGAACAGATCAGCAATTTTCAACAACAGAGGATAAGGATTTGGAATGTAGAACAATACCTTATTTTTCATTAATCGTATTTTATGGACAAAAAGATTTATAG
- the cobJ gene encoding precorrin-3B C(17)-methyltransferase, whose protein sequence is MDKKIYSIGIGPGKEQFLTPQAKYAIEAAEVIVGYSYYFQHVSQLTHGKELIDTGMKKERQRAEKAFELAESGKVVAVISSGDSGVYGMAPLLWEMKAERNSEVELEVVPGISAMFAAAARLGAPLGHDFCSISMSDLLTPWEKIEKRIVAAAEADFVTAVYNPLSKGRFWQLMRLKELFLEQRSPDTPVGIARNVGREDEKIQLVKLVDLDVSMADMFTVLIIGNSQTFSSAGKMVTPRGYYVSKEVNSDKLGRRIMNESFRTILENIDVSDRSLAHTWVALHCIHTTADFSLNESVELTNNVVEVLHEKLYAGHPPVIVTDVSMVTRGIRRATAQKLGLQIKCYLDDDRVRQMASDMDITRTQAGIRLAVQEHPNAIFAFGNAPTALIELVKLIRNGKAQPSGVVAAPVGFVNVRESKWQLKYGCPDLPAVFVNGRKGGSNVAATILNAILSWNEAKEMHPGEGL, encoded by the coding sequence ATGGACAAAAAGATTTATAGTATAGGGATAGGTCCGGGGAAAGAACAATTTCTTACACCGCAAGCTAAATATGCCATTGAGGCGGCTGAGGTTATTGTAGGGTATAGTTACTATTTTCAGCACGTAAGTCAGTTGACCCACGGTAAGGAGTTGATTGATACCGGTATGAAAAAAGAGCGTCAAAGAGCCGAAAAGGCCTTTGAGTTGGCCGAAAGTGGTAAGGTAGTAGCCGTAATTAGTAGTGGTGATTCCGGAGTATACGGAATGGCTCCTTTGTTGTGGGAGATGAAAGCTGAAAGGAATTCGGAGGTCGAACTGGAAGTAGTACCCGGAATATCAGCGATGTTTGCTGCAGCTGCTCGATTGGGAGCTCCATTGGGTCATGATTTTTGTTCTATATCCATGTCGGATCTACTAACGCCATGGGAGAAAATAGAGAAGCGCATTGTGGCAGCTGCCGAAGCTGACTTTGTGACCGCTGTATACAATCCTTTAAGTAAAGGTCGCTTTTGGCAATTGATGCGATTAAAGGAGTTGTTCCTAGAACAAAGATCGCCTGATACACCTGTGGGTATTGCCCGGAATGTGGGGCGGGAAGATGAGAAGATTCAACTTGTTAAATTGGTAGATCTGGATGTGTCTATGGCTGATATGTTTACCGTTTTGATTATAGGGAATAGCCAAACTTTTAGTAGTGCTGGAAAGATGGTAACGCCAAGAGGTTACTATGTTTCTAAAGAAGTGAATTCGGATAAACTGGGACGACGTATTATGAATGAGAGCTTTCGGACTATTCTTGAGAATATAGATGTGTCAGATAGGTCCTTGGCCCATACATGGGTGGCATTGCATTGTATTCATACCACGGCAGATTTTAGCTTAAATGAGTCTGTGGAATTGACGAATAATGTGGTGGAAGTACTGCATGAAAAGTTATATGCAGGACATCCTCCTGTTATTGTTACCGATGTGTCCATGGTCACCAGAGGTATCCGTCGTGCTACGGCGCAAAAATTGGGGTTGCAGATCAAATGTTATCTGGATGATGATCGGGTACGACAAATGGCTTCGGATATGGATATAACCCGAACACAAGCCGGTATCCGTCTGGCAGTGCAGGAGCATCCCAATGCGATTTTTGCCTTTGGAAATGCTCCTACTGCATTGATTGAACTGGTGAAACTGATACGTAATGGAAAGGCTCAGCCATCTGGTGTTGTGGCCGCGCCAGTGGGTTTTGTCAACGTAAGGGAAAGTAAATGGCAGTTGAAATATGGCTGTCCTGATTTGCCAGCTGTTTTTGTAAACGGACGTAAGGGAGGAAGCAATGTGGCTGCGACCATACTCAATGCTATTTTAAGTTGGAACGAAGCCAAAGAAATGCATCCGGGAGAGGGACTTTAA
- the cbiE gene encoding precorrin-6y C5,15-methyltransferase (decarboxylating) subunit CbiE, protein MKITIIGISDRVPEFTAKEQRLIQSVKFFAGGSRHKQLVADLLPAESSWHDIIVPLSNLYKAIEDACDDWVIFASGDPLFYGIGITLKREFPDVKIDILPDFNSLQLLAHQFQLPYGEFQTISLTGRSFDAFDKALIQGKERMGILTDRKNTPTTIAHRMLDFGYTNYSMYFGECLGGENQRVLKLSIEDAAKMTFQHPNCFYLEKTDDVIPLKGIVESAFEPLEGRPKMITKMPIRMATLAFMELNTKKVFWDVGACTGSVSIDARLNHPHLKVVAFEIRKESEGIIHRNAQKFKAPGIEVLIGDYLQVQKRELKKPDAVFLGGYGGRMEAVLDDIHLYLKEKGLIAFNSVSESSKKRFVAWCHQRAYQITQSVQMSVDQFNPITILIAQKPDKPDF, encoded by the coding sequence ATGAAGATTACAATTATAGGAATATCGGATCGAGTACCCGAGTTTACAGCCAAGGAGCAACGATTGATTCAATCGGTCAAATTTTTTGCTGGGGGTAGTCGGCATAAGCAGTTGGTAGCCGACCTTTTGCCCGCAGAAAGTAGTTGGCACGACATTATTGTACCCCTATCGAACTTGTATAAGGCCATAGAGGATGCCTGTGACGATTGGGTGATTTTTGCTTCGGGCGATCCGCTGTTCTATGGTATCGGCATAACTTTGAAACGTGAGTTTCCTGATGTGAAAATAGATATATTACCAGATTTTAACTCGTTGCAATTGTTGGCACATCAGTTTCAGTTACCCTATGGTGAGTTTCAAACGATTTCCTTAACAGGACGATCCTTTGATGCGTTTGATAAGGCACTGATACAAGGTAAAGAACGTATGGGGATTCTTACGGATAGAAAAAATACGCCGACTACTATCGCTCACCGTATGCTTGATTTCGGTTATACAAACTATAGCATGTATTTTGGAGAGTGTTTGGGAGGTGAGAATCAACGGGTGTTGAAATTGAGTATTGAGGATGCTGCAAAAATGACCTTTCAACATCCCAATTGTTTTTATCTGGAAAAGACCGATGATGTCATCCCTCTTAAAGGTATTGTGGAAAGTGCATTTGAACCTTTGGAAGGAAGGCCAAAAATGATTACTAAAATGCCCATCAGAATGGCAACACTGGCTTTTATGGAGCTGAATACCAAAAAGGTATTTTGGGACGTGGGAGCATGTACGGGCAGTGTTTCAATTGATGCCCGTCTGAATCATCCGCACTTGAAAGTGGTCGCATTTGAAATCAGAAAGGAATCAGAAGGTATCATCCACCGGAATGCACAAAAGTTTAAAGCGCCAGGTATTGAGGTTTTGATAGGTGATTATCTTCAGGTTCAAAAAAGGGAGTTGAAGAAGCCTGATGCTGTATTCTTAGGAGGGTATGGAGGACGAATGGAAGCTGTGTTGGATGATATTCATCTGTACTTGAAAGAGAAGGGGCTGATTGCTTTTAACTCAGTCAGCGAAAGCAGCAAAAAGCGTTTTGTCGCTTGGTGCCATCAGCGTGCATATCAGATCACGCAATCGGTTCAGATGAGCGTTGATCAATTTAACCCCATTACCATATTGATTGCGCAAAAACCGGACAAACCAGATTTTTAA